One window of the Longimicrobium terrae genome contains the following:
- a CDS encoding ABC transporter permease translates to MSMTASDAGRRGTPGRGRIGGAAWVAVPVIIILLWLVLYPNLFVLADSVLDGGRWTGEHYARFFGSRSEVRALWNSVWISLASVVLSALIGVPLAFLFARRDFPGRRVLGALAAMPVLLPPLVGTLSFLFLYGESGFLTRGVQSLLGMDEAPWRLTGAWAVLLVHAYTMYVYFYLFTAAGLARLDGGYAEAAAALGAGWWTTLRRVTLPMLAPALGGAALLVFMTSMASFSAPYVFGGGFRVLTTQLFNSKLNGEDGLVAVEAVVLALASLLFLWMLQRYESGREYTGAGKGLAPAPPAAGGRGGWLSLGATLLVAFLLLPHATVLLISFVPEGTWTTQVIPPSYSAENYTRLFSDSQRLVPILNSLQMATVATIANVIFAYAAAWLLSRKGTRGRGWISALVALPWALPGTVLAIALVFTFNVHQPLAGRFVLVGTWGILPLAYFIRNIPLVTRAALGSFKQLDPTYEEAAASLGASRWTTARRVVLPLVLPGLAAGALLAFVTALGEFVASILLYTNRTRPISVEMLSSLRGFDFGGASAYGVILIVLVGIVFAAGGGKGSA, encoded by the coding sequence ATGTCGATGACGGCGAGTGACGCGGGGCGACGCGGGACGCCGGGCCGCGGGCGGATCGGCGGGGCGGCGTGGGTGGCGGTTCCCGTCATCATCATCCTCCTGTGGCTGGTTCTGTATCCCAACCTGTTCGTGCTGGCGGACAGCGTGCTGGACGGCGGCCGGTGGACGGGGGAGCACTACGCGCGCTTCTTCGGCAGCCGGTCAGAGGTGCGGGCGCTGTGGAACAGCGTGTGGATCTCGCTGGCCAGCGTGGTGCTTTCCGCGCTGATCGGCGTGCCGCTGGCCTTTCTGTTCGCGCGGAGGGACTTTCCCGGCCGGCGGGTGCTGGGCGCGCTGGCGGCCATGCCCGTTCTTCTTCCGCCGCTGGTGGGCACGCTCTCGTTCCTTTTTCTCTACGGGGAAAGCGGATTCCTGACGCGCGGCGTGCAGTCGCTGCTGGGGATGGACGAGGCGCCGTGGCGGCTGACGGGCGCCTGGGCGGTGCTGCTGGTGCACGCGTACACGATGTACGTCTACTTCTACCTGTTCACCGCCGCCGGGCTGGCGCGGCTGGACGGCGGCTACGCCGAGGCGGCGGCGGCGCTGGGCGCGGGGTGGTGGACCACCCTGCGCCGCGTCACCCTGCCCATGCTGGCCCCCGCGCTGGGCGGCGCCGCGCTGCTGGTGTTCATGACGTCGATGGCGTCGTTCAGCGCGCCGTACGTGTTCGGTGGCGGCTTCCGCGTGCTGACGACGCAGCTGTTCAACAGCAAGCTGAACGGCGAGGACGGGCTGGTGGCGGTGGAGGCGGTCGTTCTCGCCCTCGCCTCGCTCCTCTTTCTGTGGATGCTGCAGCGGTACGAGTCGGGGCGCGAGTACACGGGGGCGGGCAAGGGGCTGGCCCCGGCGCCCCCCGCGGCAGGCGGGCGCGGAGGCTGGCTGTCGCTGGGCGCCACGCTGCTGGTGGCCTTTCTGCTGCTGCCGCACGCCACGGTGCTGCTGATCTCGTTCGTGCCGGAGGGGACGTGGACCACGCAGGTCATTCCGCCCTCGTACTCGGCGGAAAACTACACGCGGCTGTTCAGCGATTCGCAGCGGCTGGTGCCCATCCTCAACTCGCTGCAGATGGCCACGGTGGCCACCATCGCCAACGTGATCTTTGCGTACGCGGCGGCGTGGCTGCTGTCGCGAAAGGGCACGCGCGGGCGGGGATGGATTTCGGCGCTGGTGGCGCTGCCGTGGGCGCTGCCGGGAACGGTACTGGCAATTGCGCTCGTCTTCACCTTCAACGTGCACCAGCCGCTGGCGGGGCGGTTCGTGCTGGTGGGGACGTGGGGCATCCTGCCGCTGGCGTACTTCATCCGCAACATTCCGCTGGTGACGCGGGCGGCGCTCGGCAGCTTCAAGCAGCTGGATCCCACGTACGAAGAGGCGGCTGCCTCCCTCGGCGCGTCGCGGTGGACGACGGCGCGGCGCGTGGTGCTGCCGCTGGTGCTGCCCGGTCTGGCCGCGGGCGCGCTGCTGGCCTTCGTGACCGCGCTGGGCGAGTTCGTGGCCTCCATCCTCCTCTACACCAACCGCACGCGCCCCATTTCGGTGGAGATGCTGTCGAGCCTGCGCGGCTTCGACTTCGGCGGCGCCTCGGCGTACGGGGTGATTCTGATCGTGCTGGTGGGGATCGTGTTCGCGGCGGGCGGGGGAAAAGGAAGTGCGTGA
- a CDS encoding ATP-binding cassette domain-containing protein, whose product MPGSVNAPLEATPGTPPVLVRLDGVGRRFGETVAVDGVSLEVAAGEFLTLLGPSGCGKTTTLRMIAGFEQPTSGRILIGGRDVTGLPPQKRDVGMVFQNYALFPHLDVWENVAFGLKSRGERGAGVEAAVTRALGLVELEPYARRKVQALSGGQQQRVALARALAPEPPVLLLDEPLSNLDAALRERTRDELRALLKRLGMTAVFVTHDQEEAFALSDRIAVMERGRLQQVGSPEALYAAPVNAFVASFLGRANFLAARVDSVDGDRATCAVAPGVVWRARLAADTPRGAGDAVRLMARPEALTLADVDEPNALGARVLDRRFAGAATFYRVETEAGPELLVQGGPHAARPGERVGICLDESGHTVAFAAEP is encoded by the coding sequence GTGCCGGGTTCCGTGAACGCGCCGCTGGAAGCCACGCCCGGCACCCCGCCCGTGCTCGTCCGCCTGGACGGCGTCGGCCGGCGCTTCGGCGAAACGGTGGCGGTGGATGGGGTGTCGCTGGAGGTGGCGGCGGGCGAGTTCCTGACGCTGCTGGGCCCCTCCGGCTGCGGCAAGACCACCACGCTGCGGATGATCGCCGGCTTTGAGCAGCCGACGTCGGGCCGCATCCTGATCGGCGGGCGCGACGTGACCGGGCTGCCGCCGCAGAAGCGCGACGTGGGGATGGTGTTTCAGAACTACGCCCTGTTTCCGCACCTGGACGTGTGGGAAAACGTGGCGTTCGGCCTCAAGTCGCGCGGGGAGCGCGGCGCCGGAGTGGAGGCCGCCGTCACGCGCGCGCTGGGGCTGGTGGAGCTGGAGCCGTACGCGCGCCGCAAGGTGCAGGCGCTGTCCGGCGGGCAGCAGCAGCGGGTGGCGCTGGCCCGCGCGCTGGCGCCGGAACCGCCGGTGCTGCTGCTGGATGAGCCGCTGAGCAACCTGGACGCCGCCCTGCGCGAGCGTACCCGCGACGAACTGCGCGCCCTGCTCAAGCGGCTGGGGATGACGGCCGTTTTCGTGACGCACGACCAGGAAGAGGCGTTCGCCCTGTCCGACCGCATCGCGGTGATGGAGCGCGGGCGGCTGCAGCAGGTGGGCTCGCCGGAGGCGCTGTACGCCGCGCCGGTGAACGCGTTCGTCGCCTCGTTCCTGGGGCGCGCCAACTTTCTGGCCGCGCGGGTGGATTCGGTGGATGGCGACCGCGCGACGTGCGCGGTGGCGCCGGGCGTGGTGTGGCGCGCGCGGCTGGCGGCGGACACGCCCCGCGGCGCGGGCGACGCCGTGCGGCTGATGGCGCGTCCGGAGGCGCTGACGCTGGCGGACGTGGACGAGCCCAACGCGCTGGGCGCCCGCGTGCTGGACCGCCGCTTCGCCGGCGCGGCCACGTTCTACCGCGTGGAGACGGAGGCGGGGCCGGAGCTGCTGGTGCAGGGCGGGCCGCACGCCGCCCGGCCGGGAGAGCGGGTGGGGATCTGCCTGGACGAATCCGGCCACACCGTCGCCTTTGCGGCGGAGCCGTGA